In Luteipulveratus mongoliensis, the DNA window ATGCCGCTACACGAAGCGATCGAATGCCCCGCGAGCCCCGCAGCAACCTGCGGTTCTGCCGCCAACGCGCCGACAAGGCCATCCATTGTCGTGAGATCGGGATATCTCACATGATCGACGACCGACTCGACGTACACCAGGCGATCAGAGACATCGTGCCCAACCGCTATCTCTTTGGCCCGCAGTATCAGCAGATACCAACATGGGTCATACACGCGAGAACGTGGAAAGAGCTCGGAGCCGCCATCCTCAGCGACACGTAGGCAGACTCGGACGGAGACAACTTCCGGGACACGCGAGCCTCCGCGGAGCCGCATACCGAACCTGCACTCCCGAACCAGTGACACGGCGGGCGGCGCTGTGGTGAGGTGAGGCATGGGTGAGGACGTCAGCAGCACGTCGTACACACGCGAAGAGCGACAGCGCTATCGCGAGAAGGTCCGTCAGGACCTCGACGTCTTCGAACGCATGCTCACCACCAGCAGCTTCGAGTTCGACCGCCCGCTCACCGGCATGGAGATCGAGCTCAACCTGGTCGACGCGGCCTATGAGCCGACGATGACCAACGCCGAGGTGCTGGCCAAGATCGCCGATCCGGACTACCAGACCGAGCTCGGGCAGTACAACATCGAGCTCAACGTCGACCCGCGTCCGCTGCCCGGCACGGCCGCGCTCGATCTGGAGAGCGACCTGCGCGAGAGCCTCAACCGCGCCGAGAAGCTCGCCAACGAGACCGGCGCACACATCGTCGCGATCGGCATCCTCCCGACGCTGATGCCCGAGCACTTCCACCCCGAGTGGATGAGCGCCAACGCGCGTTACCAAGCGCTCAATGAGGCGATCTTCGCCGCCCGGGGCGAGGACCTGTGGATCGACATCGAGGGGCCCGGGGGAGAGCAGCTCGCGACGTACGCCGACTCCATCGCGCCCGAGTCGGCGTGCACGTCGGTGCAGCTGCACCTGCAGGTCCAGCCGAGCGAGTTCGCCGCGCACTGGAACGCTGCTCAGGCGCTGTCCTCAGTCCAGCTGGCCATCGGAGCCAACTCACCGTTCTTCTTCGGCAAGCAGCTGTGGCACGAGAGTCGCGTCGAGCTCTTCCAGCAGGCGACCGACACCCGCTCCATCGAGCTCAAGAACCAAGGCGTACGCCCCCGCGTGTGGTTCGGCGAGCGCTGGATCACCTCGATCTTCGACCTGTTCGAGGAGAACGTCCGCTACTTCCCGTCCCTCCTGCCGGAGACGAGCGACGAGGATCCGGTCGCCCTGCTGGAGGCCGGCAAGGCGCCGCAGCTGTCCGAGCTGCGGCTGCACAACGGCACGGTCTATCGCTGGAACCGCCCGATCTACGACATCGTCAAGGGCCGGCCGCACCTGCGCGTCGAGAACCGTGTCCTGCCGGCCGGGCCGACGATCGTGGACTGCCTGGCCAACTCGGCGTTCTACTACGGAGTGGTCCGAATGCTCGCGGAGAGCGACCGACCGGTCTGGACCAGGATGAGCTTTGCCGCGGCCGAGGAGAACTTCCGGCAGGGCGCGCGGCGCGGTATCGACGCCCGCGTCTACTGGCCGGGCTACGGCGAGGTGCCGGCGGACGAGCTCGTGCTGCGTCATCTGCTGCCCATGGCCCACGAGGGCCTGCAGCGTTG includes these proteins:
- a CDS encoding glutamate-cysteine ligase family protein; the protein is MGEDVSSTSYTREERQRYREKVRQDLDVFERMLTTSSFEFDRPLTGMEIELNLVDAAYEPTMTNAEVLAKIADPDYQTELGQYNIELNVDPRPLPGTAALDLESDLRESLNRAEKLANETGAHIVAIGILPTLMPEHFHPEWMSANARYQALNEAIFAARGEDLWIDIEGPGGEQLATYADSIAPESACTSVQLHLQVQPSEFAAHWNAAQALSSVQLAIGANSPFFFGKQLWHESRVELFQQATDTRSIELKNQGVRPRVWFGERWITSIFDLFEENVRYFPSLLPETSDEDPVALLEAGKAPQLSELRLHNGTVYRWNRPIYDIVKGRPHLRVENRVLPAGPTIVDCLANSAFYYGVVRMLAESDRPVWTRMSFAAAEENFRQGARRGIDARVYWPGYGEVPADELVLRHLLPMAHEGLQRWGVASEVSDRYLGVLEARCRQEMNGASWQIKCVERLEARGKDRMTALHGMLERYIEGMHSNEPVHTWPLPK